The genomic DNA TCATTTGTTCCTCTCTTGTTATTTTCTGTGTTGCAGCACTGCGATCCTGAGGTACCTGGTGCAGAAGCATTCGGTGGCAGATCACTGGTATCCAGCTGATCTGCAGCAGCGAGCTCGTGTTAATGAATATCTGTCCTGGCAGCACACGAACCTCAGAGCCCACGGGTCGAAGGTCTTCCTGCTCAGGGTACGAGTCCCAGATCAACCCACTGCTGCGTCCTCACCTGACTCACCTCAgtacacacatttcaacacttcaaacatgagtttattaattttattatttaatgattgATACTCTCCTTCTGCTAACTACTATTAAAGTTACATCCATGTGTGGTTTATATAGAAATATACACTAGTTATAATGTACATACAGAATATTAATGACTATCAAAGAAAACGGAAAAATTATAAATCAGGTATCGTTAGCAGCGGTCGTATGGGAACATTATCACAGTCGTATGGTGAACGATCAACTTCTAcattgactgctgctgctgccattgATGTTTGCAGGCTCTGTATCCTGTCGTCATGGGAACCGAGGTCCCGAAGGAGAAGATGGACGCGGCTCTCGAGGCTCTGAATCAGTCGCTCACAATGGTGGAGGAGAAATTCCTGCAGAACAAACCGTTCATCATCGGCGACAAAATCTCTCTGGCTGATTTGGTGGCTATAGTTGAGATCATGCaggtaatactactactactaccactaccactgctactactaccactaccactaccactaccactgctactactaccactaccactaccactaccactgctactactaccactaccactaccactaccactaccactgctactactaccactaccactaccactaccactgccactgccactgctactactactactattactactactactactactactactactactactactactactatcactactactactactaccactactactactactactactactactactaccactaccactaccactaccactgccactgccactgctactactactactattactactactactactactactactactactatcactactactactactactactactactactactactactaccactactactactactactactactactactacaactaccactaccactaccactaccactaccactactactactactactaccactaccactgccactaccactaccactaccactactactactactactactaccactactactactactactactactactactactaccactgccactgccactgctactactactactattactactactactactactactactactatcactactactactaccactaccactaccactactactagtactactactaccactgccactgccactgctgctactactactactattactactactactactactactactactactattactactactactatcactactactactactactactactactactgctactactggtCAGTATGTGTAAGTAAAAAGTCTAcctctactactgctgctactaattCTACAGCTGTGACTGTTTCAATATGATCTCACaggaaattagtttttttcttgtggAAATACGTCACTAAATGCAcaataatagaataacaataatttTGATTTTATACAccttttcaccactttacctcaccgtcagacagccctttctgacggggaggtGAAGCCGTtctatcgctctcttcaaagccaccagactcctttgacaaaaacagtaatttgacctctcAGAACATGCGAgtcgctggtctaccgctgcctcgaccggtcagttagtttgtgttattgtgtgactttgttgttttaaagcagtggtctcaaactcaatttacctgggggccgctggaggcagagtctgggtgaggctgggccgcatcaggtattccacaaaaaaagctttgttaaaaaaaaaacaatcttctcaaacgtcattattaacagttctttaacttgaatgggttcttctgaacatgaacggttcttctgaacacgaactgtcctgaacatgaatggaacattgaagaacatgaacggttcttctgaacatggcctctattgcgtctcccacttttcctgaaattgtctgtgctcgtcaccaacctttctcttcactgcaggctttgaaaaagacatgattggggctgtgtgacaagatatatattcattccacttggtgtcactccgcaataaagttgtgcctgctgtgtttgtgttgctctgcaattacaccaccaaaccgctagttggcggcggcgtctctatgagtttccttcttcttcttcttcttcttgtactacaaacagaaactgagcggagttggagctaataactgttgaaccacagaacttttactgacattactggaacgccgaaaagagaaaatatatctgagtggatttgtgtgaacaaacattgaaaagatggaggcagagagaagtagaacttggtcctggccgctcagcatcgctgagagactggaccaatcacagctgttgcggtctgcgtcgccgggacgtgtagttacatttctggagaggtgcacgtcaggctacggcgtcgattcaacgcagaagtataaatcaagctttaatcaagcttatgcgatgttacacgggcgccgccacagttgttgtgaaatgtttctctgcttgcatcaagcccggccgattgcccgcccccgggagccatataccccgctgtgattggtaggttcgttcagctcgggctcgcgcaacaaagggaccttccacggcaaactgccattcacataaaactcgcgggccgagggcgcctggttagctcagttggtaaagcgggcgcccatgtaacaagacttggtcctgaccgcggcggcccgggttcgaatccggcctgtggccctttccgcatccactctctctctcccccctttccaagactctatccactgtcctgtcaataaaaatgcccccaaaaaaaaaacttcataaaaaaaaaaaaaaaaaaaaatttgcgggccgcactaacattaaactttcatatcaaggtgggggccacaaaatatcgtcttgcgggccgcaattggcccgcgggccgcgagtttgagacccctgttttaaagggttaatttGGATTAACCAAAgtcaaacaataacacaaacaaacaaaccgatcaaggcagcggtagaccaacgacttccgtgttctgagaggtttttttcaatggagtctggtgactttgaagagagcatagatgtaaacaacggcttcagttccccgttggaaagggctgtctgacggcgaggtaaagcggtgaaaaaaacatgattatttTAGGTGTTATTCACCATATGAAAAACATTTCTGACTAATATCCCTTTATGGTCTCATGTTCAGCGACCTCACGAAGGAGAAACAAGATTGAGAAACTGTGATTTCATGTAATTGTAATGCCACTGTTTGCCGTGTTTTTTTGCAGCCCTTTGGAACCCGCCTGGACGTGTATGAAGGGCGGCCGAAGCTGATCGCCTGGAGGGATCGAGTGAAGAAGGTGATCGGTGAAAAGTTGTTTGACGAAGCTCACGAGGTGATCATGAAGGCGCCCAATCTggtggaggagatgaagaacAACATGGACCTGGAGATGTTCAAACTAAAGCTTCAAAAGATGTTCAACTGAGTACAAACAGTTTATACGACTGTGGATGGTGTCCGAAAATTATGTTAATTTGAATCTAATGTGCCAAGTTTTATTATCAGCATCCTTTTTTAATCAGCCTCCTTTTTTATCATTATCCTGTGCAGGTTTGTCATGAAGTACTGAGAAATCATTTACCCAGCTTCCACGTATTAAACTGTTAAAGTGTGCACGTTGTGTAAACATTTGTgtgaatgtaaacaaatat from Sebastes fasciatus isolate fSebFas1 chromosome 6, fSebFas1.pri, whole genome shotgun sequence includes the following:
- the gstt1a gene encoding glutathione S-transferase theta-1a — protein: MMELYLDLFSQPCRSVFLFAKTAGIPFDLKLVELTKGHQYGEDFGKVNVMRQVPVLKDGSFVLTESTAILRYLVQKHSVADHWYPADLQQRARVNEYLSWQHTNLRAHGSKVFLLRALYPVVMGTEVPKEKMDAALEALNQSLTMVEEKFLQNKPFIIGDKISLADLVAIVEIMQPFGTRLDVYEGRPKLIAWRDRVKKVIGEKLFDEAHEVIMKAPNLVEEMKNNMDLEMFKLKLQKMFN